One segment of Colius striatus isolate bColStr4 chromosome 11, bColStr4.1.hap1, whole genome shotgun sequence DNA contains the following:
- the CXCR4 gene encoding C-X-C chemokine receptor type 4: MAQSMDSSLDSLDLSSGLIIEFSDNGTDEIGSGDYGDYGEPCFLQENADFNRIFLPTIYSIIFLTGIIGNGLVIVVMGYQKKQRSMTDKYRLHLSVADLLFVITLPFWSVDAAINWYFGNVLCKAVHVIYTVNLYSSVLILAFISLDRYLAIVHATNSQRPRKLLAEKVVYVGVWLPAVLLTVPDIIFAGTSEVEGKYLCDRMYPHENWLISFRFQHILVGLVLPGLIILTCYCIIISKLSHSKGTQKRKALKTTVILILAFFACWLPYYIGISIDTFMLLGVIRHSCSLNTIVHKWISITEALAFFHCCLNPILYAFLGAKFKKSAQNAFTSVSRGSSLKILSKSKRGGHSSVSTESESSSFHSS; this comes from the exons ATGGCTCAGAGCATGGACAGCAGCCTGGACAGCCTGGAT ctgtccTCTGGGTTAATCATTGAATTTTCTGATAATGGCACGGATGAGATTGGTTCAGGTGACTATGGAGACTACGGAGAGCCATGCTTTCTGCAGGAGAATGCCGACTTCAACCGTATCTTCTTGCCAACAATCTACTCCATCATCTTCCTGACTGGAATAATCGGCAATGGATTGGTTATTGTTGTTATGGGCTACCAGAAGAAGCAAAGAAGCATGACTGATAAATACAGGCTGCATCTCTCCGTGGCTGACCTCCTTTTCGTCATCACCTTGCCATTCTGGTCTGTAGATGCGGCCATAAACTGGTACTTTGGAAATGTTCTGTGTAAGGCGGTTCATGTCATTTACACTGTCAACCTTTATAGCAGTGTCTTGATTTTGGCCTTCATCAGTCTAGACCGTTACCTGGCAATAGTCCATGCTACCAACAGCCAGCGACCACGAAAGCTGTTGGCTGAGAAAGTGGTGTATGTAGGTGTGTGGCTACCAGCTGTGCTTTTGACGGTGCCTGATATCATTTTTGCTGGTACTAGTGAAGTAGAAGGGAAGTATCTATGTGATCGCATGTACCCTcatgagaactggctgatttcTTTCAGATTTCAGCATATCTTGGTAGGGCTTGTCTTGCCTGGTCTAATAATCCTGACATGCTACTGCATTATAATATCTAAGCTGTCGCACTCAAAAGGCACGCAGAAACGCAAAGCCTTGAAGACAACGGTTATCCTCATCCTCGCCTTCTTTGCCTGCTGGCTGCCATATTACATCGGTATCAGTATCGACACGTTCATGCTGCTAGGAGTCATCAGACATAGTTGCAGCTTGAACACGATCGTGCATAAATGGATCTCCATTACTGAAGCCCTGGCTTTCTTCCACTGTTGCCTGAATCCGATTCTGTATGCCTTCCTGGGTGCCAAATTCAAAAAATCCGCACAAAATGCTTTCACGTCAGTTAGCAGAGGATCAAGCCTCAAGattctttcaaaaagcaaacGTGGGGGACATTCTTCTGTTTCTACAGAGTCCGAGTCTTCAAGTTTCCATTCCAGCTAA